A genomic segment from Triticum dicoccoides isolate Atlit2015 ecotype Zavitan chromosome 1A, WEW_v2.0, whole genome shotgun sequence encodes:
- the LOC119291454 gene encoding endoglucanase 15-like: MARNSSGAHVAAAIFGLMVVASMASLASGHDYAMALKKSLLYFEAQRSGALPPDQRVTWRASSGLFDGKANGVDLVGGYYDAGDNVKFGLPMAFTVTMMSWSILEYGKQMAASGELKNAMDAVKWGTDYFIKAHPEPDVLYGEVGDGDTDHTCWQRPEDMTTSRQAFRVDPQNPGSDLAGETAAAMAAASMVFRTTYPGYANLLLEHSKQLFEFADKYRGKYDASITVARNYYGSFSGYGDELLWAAAWLFEATEEPFYLEYLARNGDALGGTGWSINQFGWDVKYPGVQVLAAKFLLQGRAGEHAEALQRYRQNAEFFVCSCVGKGAANVPRTPGGVMYHQRWNNLQFVTSASFLLTVYADYATVTGRGAVRCPAGAAQPFEILAFVKSQVNYILGDNPRATSYMVGYGQNYPRQVHHRGASIVSVRTDPSFVSCQEGYASWYNKQAVNPNTLDGAIVGGPDEYDDFADERNNYEQTEAATYNSAPLLGVLARLAGACGGLDEYQSLPQVAAANRTSRPAHRRHPHLEIEQNVTRTWAIRRRTYHRYSVTVTNRSRKTVRGLHLGVSELDGRLWGLDKARYGYVPRRWLRALRPGRSVRFGYVQPGPPANVWVTGYKLV; encoded by the exons ATGGCCAGGAACAGTAGTGGCGCTCATGTTGCCGCTGCAATCTTCGGTCTCATGGTGGTCGCGTCAATGGCGAGCCTTGCTTCTGGACATGACTATGCCATGGCGTTGAAGAAGAGCCTCCTCTACTTCGAGGCGCAGAGGTCCGGCGCGCTCCCTCCTGACCAGAGGGTCACCTGGAGAGCCAGCTCCGGCCTCTTTGACGGGAAGGCCAACGGG GTTGATCTTGTGGGAGGCTACTACGACGCAGGGGACAACGTCAAGTTCGGGCTGCCCATGGCGTTCACGGTGACCATGATGTCCTGGAGCATCCTCGAGTACGGCAAGCAGATGGCCGCCTCCGGCGAGCTCAAGAACGCCATGGACGCCGTCAAGTGGGGCACGGACTACTTCATCAAGGCGCACCCCGAGCCCGACGTGCTGTACGGCGAGGTTGGCGACGGCGACACGGATCACACCTGCTGGCAGCGGCCCGAGGACATGACGACCAGCCGCCAGGCGTTCCGCGTTGATCCCCAGAATCCCGGGTCGGACCTGGCCGGAGAGACGGCCGCGGCAATGGCCGCCGCGTCGATGGTCTTCCGCACCACTTATCCGGGCTACGCCAACCTGCTCCTAGAACATTCTaagcag CTGTTCGAATTCGCCGACAAGTACCGGGGGAAGTACGATGCCAGCATCACCGTGGCGCGGAATTACTACGGGTCATTCAGCGGATACGGG GATGAGCTGCTATGGGCGGCGGCGTGGCTGTTCGAGGCCACGGAGGAGCCGTTCTACCTCGAGTACCTCGCGCGCAACGGCGACGCCCTGGGCGGCACGGGCTGGTCCATCAACCAGTTCGGCTGGGACGTCAAGTACCCCGGCGTGCAAGTGCTGGCAGCCAAG TTCCTGCTTCAGGGCAGAGCCGGGGAGCACGCGGAGGCGCTGCAAAGGTACCGGCAGAACGCCGAGTTCTTCGTGTGCTCGTGCGTCGGCAAGGGTGCCGCCAACGTCCCGAGGACCCCCGGCGGCGTCATGTACCACCAGAGGTGGAACAACCTCCAGTTCGTCACCAGCGCCTCCTTCCTGCTCACCGTGTACGCCGACTACGCCACGGTGACAGGCAGGGGCGCCGTGCGCTGCCCCGCCGGTGCCGCGCAGCCCTTCGAGATCCTCGCGTTCGTCAAGTCTCAG GTGAACTACATCCTTGGCGACAACCCGAGGGCGACGAGCTACATGGTCGGGTACGGGCAGAACTACCCGCGGCAGGTGCACCACCGGGGCGCCTCCATCGTGTCGGTGAGGACGGACCCGTCCTTCGTGAGCTGCCAGGAGGGCTACGCGAGCTGGTACAACAAGCAGGCCGTGAACCCCAACACCCTCGACGGCGCCATCGTCGGGGGCCCCGACGAGTACGACGACTTCGCCGACGAGAGGAACAACTACGAGCAGACGGAGGCGGCCACCTACAACAGCGCGCCACTGCTCGGCGTCCTCGCCCGCCTCGCCGGCGCCTGTGGCGGGCTGGACGAGTACCAGTCGCTCCCGCAGGTGGCTGCTGCAAACCGCACGTCACGGCCGGCTCATCGTCGGCATCCTCACCTTGAGATCGAGCAGAACGTGACGAGGACCTGGGCGATCAGGCGCAGGACCTACCACAGGTACTCGGTGACGGTGACCAACAGGTCCCGGAAGACGGTGCGGGGGCTCCACCTCGGCGTCTCGGAGCTCGACGGCCGGCTCTGGGGCCTCGACAAGGCGCGGTACGGGTACGTTCCCCGGAGGTGGCTGCGGGCGCTGCGCCCCGGGAGGAGCGTCAGGTTTGGGTACGTGCAGCCCGGCCCTCCGGCCAACGTGTGGGTCACTGGATACAAGCTGGTGTGA
- the LOC119336884 gene encoding uncharacterized protein LOC119336884: protein MNKEYLEEQAAKEALAAELAASGVSVGDGRQKKRKCNEDKNSTPAETPAEATYNMLKRKGLGSKVNVEAVSGLYKIEDEDGKANGKDDMHFDEHYEEDTGYGETFDASYDYGHDADYNNDGYVDDGGGGAYEDYHDADY, encoded by the exons ATGAACAAAGAATACCTAGAG GAACAAGCTGCAAAGGAAGCTTTAGCGGCTGAATTGGCAGCTAGTGGTGTATCTGTTGGAGATGGACGACAGAAG AAACGAAAATGTAATGAAGACAAGAACTCCACACCTGCTGAAACACCAGCAGAAGCAACATACAATATGTTGAAACGGAAG GGACTTGGGTCTAAAGTCAACGTTGAAGCTGTGAGTGGATTGTACAAG ATTGAAGACGAAGATGGGAAAGCAAATGGCAAAGATGACATGCACTTCGACGAGCATTATGAAGAGGATACTGGTTATGGTGAAACATTTGATGCCAGTTATGATTATGGTCACGATGCTGATTACAACAACGATGGCTACGTTGATGACGGTGGTGGTGGAGCCTATGAGGATTACCATGATGCTGATTACTAG